One Candidatus Binataceae bacterium DNA window includes the following coding sequences:
- a CDS encoding cold shock domain-containing protein, with product MFGTIKKIIKDKGFGFIVPDDGTDEVFFHRSRLGPKMYFEDLREGAEVQFEVRPGDKGPQAFNVRLR from the coding sequence GTGTTCGGCACCATCAAGAAAATAATCAAGGACAAGGGCTTCGGTTTTATTGTCCCCGACGACGGCACCGACGAGGTGTTTTTTCATCGCTCGCGGCTCGGCCCGAAGATGTACTTCGAGGATTTGCGAGAGGGCGCGGAAGTCCAGTTCGAGGTTCGCCCGGGCGACAAGGGCCCGCAAGCCTTTAATGTGAGATTGCGCTGA
- a CDS encoding ZIP family metal transporter, translating into MPAPMRSMAITFASLTLVSTGLGGLAAIRFRDRMHLLLGFSSGAVIAVALFELLPEVFALDGGAPVMPFAAVGFLALFALERFTAMHRAREHAHAREAHAQEMGIVVAAGLSLHSFLDGVAIGVGFQTNAHVGLLIALAVIAHDLSDGLNTVTVVLAHGNPLRRAWRWLLVDMAAPVLGTATTLALHLNHGILPWLLAFFAGSFLYVGASDLLPEAREHDSPLVGIATAAGMLAMYLTTRLLRG; encoded by the coding sequence ATGCCTGCACCCATGCGCTCGATGGCGATAACCTTTGCGAGCCTGACGCTGGTGTCCACCGGATTGGGCGGCCTCGCCGCGATTCGGTTTCGTGACCGGATGCATCTGCTTCTGGGTTTCAGCTCGGGAGCGGTAATCGCAGTGGCCCTGTTCGAGTTGCTGCCGGAGGTCTTCGCCCTCGACGGTGGAGCCCCGGTGATGCCCTTTGCGGCAGTAGGATTCCTTGCGCTGTTCGCGCTGGAGCGTTTCACCGCGATGCATCGGGCGCGCGAGCACGCCCACGCGCGGGAAGCCCACGCGCAGGAGATGGGGATCGTGGTCGCGGCGGGGCTGTCGCTGCATAGCTTTCTCGACGGCGTCGCGATTGGAGTCGGCTTTCAGACTAACGCTCACGTCGGCCTGCTGATCGCGCTCGCGGTGATCGCGCACGATCTAAGCGACGGCTTGAACACGGTGACCGTCGTGCTGGCGCACGGTAATCCGCTCAGACGCGCGTGGCGCTGGCTGCTGGTGGATATGGCGGCTCCAGTCCTGGGGACGGCCACTACGCTGGCGCTCCATCTCAATCACGGGATTCTGCCGTGGCTTCTCGCCTTCTTCGCCGGGTCATTTCTATATGTTGGAGCCTCTGATCTTCTGCCTGAAGCGCGCGAGCATGATTCGCCCCTGGTCGGGATCGCCACTGCCGCGGGGATGCTCGCGATGTATCTGACCACGCGATTGCTGCGCGGCTGA
- the dprA gene encoding DNA-processing protein DprA — translation MAPTADSYWLALRRVHGIGPRTAHILLERFGSAEAVFHQTEGEIAGAGISRTAARNILEFEDFAPLEKELCELPKINARLVRWTDADYPINLRHIADPPPYFFLRGAITADDPKCVAVVGARTASDGGRRMAQRLGLELAAKGFTVVSGLARGIDSDAHQGALDARGKTIAVLGCGVDVIYPPENRKLAEAIIEGNGAIISELPIGTPPIAENFPARNRLISGWCLGVVIVEAAEKSGSLITARMALEQNRQVFAVPGSPLTGKTRGSNRLLKEGARLVECVEDVLEELLPQLGEAGKLRAGGGTPEGDRSRLDEGALKQESMEVQNILLQLKSADRLHVDALIEACRLNAQTVLKLMLELELRGMVVQHPGKLFSLA, via the coding sequence ATGGCCCCGACCGCAGACTCGTATTGGTTGGCGCTGCGGCGCGTGCACGGGATCGGTCCGCGCACCGCGCATATTCTGCTCGAGCGCTTCGGCTCGGCTGAGGCGGTTTTCCATCAGACTGAAGGAGAGATTGCCGGCGCCGGAATCTCGCGGACGGCGGCGCGCAATATACTCGAATTCGAGGACTTTGCGCCGCTCGAAAAGGAGCTTTGCGAGCTGCCCAAAATCAACGCCCGATTGGTTCGATGGACTGACGCGGATTATCCGATAAATCTCCGCCACATCGCCGATCCGCCACCCTATTTTTTCCTTCGCGGCGCGATTACCGCCGACGACCCCAAATGCGTCGCCGTAGTGGGGGCGCGCACTGCCAGTGACGGCGGGCGTCGTATGGCGCAAAGGCTTGGGCTGGAGCTCGCGGCGAAAGGTTTCACCGTGGTCAGCGGTCTGGCGCGCGGAATCGATTCCGACGCCCATCAGGGGGCGCTCGACGCGCGCGGCAAGACCATCGCCGTGCTTGGATGCGGGGTCGACGTGATCTATCCGCCTGAGAATCGCAAGCTGGCGGAGGCCATAATCGAAGGGAATGGGGCAATAATTTCCGAATTGCCGATCGGCACACCACCGATCGCCGAGAATTTCCCGGCGCGCAATCGTCTGATCTCCGGCTGGTGCCTCGGGGTGGTGATCGTCGAGGCGGCGGAGAAGAGCGGCTCACTGATCACAGCGCGGATGGCGCTTGAGCAAAATCGCCAGGTCTTTGCCGTGCCCGGCAGCCCGCTGACCGGGAAAACCCGCGGCAGCAATCGACTCCTCAAAGAGGGCGCGCGGCTGGTCGAATGTGTCGAAGACGTGCTTGAGGAGCTGCTCCCGCAATTGGGCGAAGCCGGGAAACTTAGAGCCGGAGGCGGGACCCCTGAGGGAGATCGCAGCAGGCTTGACGAGGGGGCGCTCAAGCAGGAATCGATGGAAGTTCAGAACATCCTGTTGCAGCTTAAGAGTGCTGACAGATTGCATGTTGACGCGCTTATTGAGGCGTGTCGGCTCAACGCGCAAACCGTGCTTAAGTTGATGCTCGAACTTGAGTTGCGCGGGATGGTCGTGCAACATCCGGGTAAGCTTTTCTCATTAGCCTAG
- the topA gene encoding type I DNA topoisomerase codes for MAKNLVIVESPAKAKTIKRYLGRDFTVAPSVGHVVDLPKSRLGVDLKHNFAPEYQVIPAKAKVIEGIKEAAQNKDNIYLATDPDREGEAIAWHIAQQLGNVSGEIHRVLLHEITERAVKEAIAHPSQIDQNLFEAQQARRVLDRLVGYQVSPLLWDKVKRGISAGRVQSVALRIIVEREKEREAFRSEEYWTLDANLSAANPPPFKARLYSYKGERIDNKAIKLAKPVADDIIAACEREAFTVRKIERKEVRRSPTPPFITSRLQQEASRKLYFSPSRTMKLAQRLYEGVELGDQGAIGLITYMRTDSPRVSDDALTSVRGYIEGRYGKEYLPDKPNFYRSGKSAQEAHEAIRPTAVERDPESMARYLDKDALALYTLIFNRFVSSQMPPAVYDRTAVDIEADGAVFRATGQVMKFDGFMRVYLEGEDDAPAATDEEANLPGMTEGEVLKLLGFVPEQHFTQPPPRFSQATLIKELEEKGIGRPSTYAAIMTSILNREYVEEDESKRLRPTSLGRVVCDLLVAAFPDILEAGFTASMEQELDGVEEGRENWVKTLKRFYGPFEKRLGEAKKKMPAVKRNGLPTDLKCEQDGGAMVIKWGRNGEFLACSNYPKCTNTGEFGRDEQGNIVAKAPTAPVLSDETCEKCGRPMMRRRSRFGEFLGCSGYPECDGIKRTRAAAASTGVSCPDCKEGEVLERRSRRGKLFFGCGRYPKCKFASWDRVVPKACPSCGSAYLTEKVTKRDGARLLCPNKECGYQIAAPERAPEAAAPPPPPSA; via the coding sequence GTGGCAAAAAACCTCGTCATAGTTGAATCTCCCGCCAAGGCCAAGACGATCAAGCGTTACTTGGGGCGCGACTTTACGGTGGCGCCGTCTGTGGGTCACGTCGTCGATCTGCCGAAGAGCCGGCTGGGGGTTGACCTCAAGCACAATTTCGCTCCCGAGTATCAGGTTATCCCGGCCAAGGCCAAGGTGATCGAAGGGATCAAGGAAGCGGCGCAGAACAAGGACAATATCTATCTGGCCACCGATCCTGACCGCGAAGGGGAGGCGATCGCATGGCATATCGCCCAGCAGCTCGGCAACGTTTCCGGCGAAATCCATCGCGTGCTGCTCCACGAGATTACCGAGCGCGCGGTCAAGGAGGCGATCGCCCATCCGTCGCAAATTGACCAGAATCTGTTCGAGGCGCAGCAGGCACGCCGGGTGCTCGATCGTCTGGTCGGCTACCAGGTAAGTCCGCTCCTGTGGGACAAGGTCAAGCGCGGGATCAGCGCCGGGCGGGTGCAGTCGGTCGCCTTGCGGATCATCGTCGAGCGCGAAAAGGAGCGCGAGGCCTTTCGCTCTGAGGAGTACTGGACGCTCGACGCGAACCTGTCCGCCGCCAATCCCCCGCCCTTCAAGGCGCGGCTCTACAGCTACAAGGGCGAGCGCATCGACAACAAGGCGATCAAGCTGGCCAAGCCGGTCGCCGACGATATTATCGCGGCGTGCGAGCGCGAAGCTTTCACCGTCCGCAAGATCGAGCGCAAAGAGGTCCGGCGCAGCCCGACGCCGCCGTTTATCACCTCGCGGCTGCAGCAGGAGGCCTCGCGCAAGCTCTACTTTTCGCCCTCGCGCACGATGAAGCTCGCGCAGCGGCTCTACGAGGGCGTCGAGTTGGGCGACCAGGGCGCGATCGGCCTCATCACCTATATGCGGACCGACTCGCCGCGCGTCTCCGATGACGCTCTTACTTCGGTGCGCGGCTATATCGAAGGGCGCTACGGCAAGGAGTACCTGCCGGACAAGCCCAACTTCTATCGCTCGGGGAAGTCGGCGCAGGAAGCGCACGAAGCGATTCGGCCGACCGCCGTCGAGCGTGACCCGGAGTCGATGGCGCGCTATCTCGACAAGGATGCGTTGGCGCTCTACACGTTGATTTTCAATCGTTTCGTTTCGAGCCAGATGCCGCCGGCGGTTTACGATCGCACCGCAGTGGATATCGAAGCCGACGGCGCGGTCTTTCGCGCGACCGGCCAGGTGATGAAATTCGACGGCTTTATGCGCGTCTATCTCGAAGGTGAAGACGACGCACCCGCAGCCACCGACGAAGAGGCCAACCTGCCAGGGATGACCGAGGGCGAAGTGCTGAAGCTGCTGGGCTTTGTGCCGGAGCAGCATTTCACGCAGCCGCCGCCGCGCTTCTCGCAGGCGACGTTGATCAAGGAGCTCGAAGAGAAAGGGATCGGCCGCCCCTCGACCTACGCCGCGATCATGACGAGTATCCTGAACCGCGAGTACGTCGAAGAGGACGAGAGCAAGCGGCTGCGGCCGACCTCGCTCGGCCGCGTGGTCTGCGATCTGCTGGTCGCGGCTTTTCCGGATATTCTCGAAGCCGGCTTCACGGCGTCGATGGAGCAGGAGCTCGACGGCGTCGAAGAGGGGCGCGAGAACTGGGTCAAAACCCTCAAGCGCTTTTACGGCCCGTTCGAGAAGCGGCTCGGCGAGGCTAAAAAGAAGATGCCCGCGGTCAAGCGCAACGGCCTGCCGACCGATCTCAAGTGCGAGCAGGACGGCGGCGCGATGGTGATCAAGTGGGGCCGCAACGGCGAGTTTCTGGCCTGCTCGAACTATCCCAAATGCACCAACACGGGAGAATTCGGGCGCGACGAGCAGGGCAATATCGTGGCGAAGGCGCCGACTGCGCCGGTGCTCAGCGACGAGACCTGTGAAAAGTGCGGCCGTCCGATGATGCGCCGGCGCTCGCGCTTCGGCGAGTTTCTCGGCTGCTCGGGCTATCCAGAGTGCGACGGGATCAAGCGCACGCGCGCCGCCGCGGCTTCGACCGGAGTAAGTTGCCCGGACTGCAAGGAAGGCGAAGTCCTCGAGCGCCGCAGCCGGCGCGGCAAGCTGTTCTTCGGTTGCGGCCGCTATCCGAAGTGCAAATTCGCGAGCTGGGATCGCGTCGTGCCGAAAGCTTGTCCGAGTTGCGGCTCCGCCTACCTGACCGAGAAGGTGACCAAGCGGGACGGTGCGCGGCTGCTCTGCCCGAACAAGGAGTGCGGCTATCAGATCGCGGCCCCGGAACGCGCGCCCGAAGCAGCGGCTCCTCCGCCACCGCCAAGCGCATAA